From one Neovison vison isolate M4711 chromosome 1, ASM_NN_V1, whole genome shotgun sequence genomic stretch:
- the PCDH1 gene encoding protocadherin-1 isoform X4, protein MERPGKASWGIRGCLQWALLILDPARMGPPRPSPGPGGQRLLLPPLLLALLLLLAASPGHATRVVYKVPEEQPPNTLIGSLAADYGFPDVGHLYKLEVGAPYLRVDGKTGDIFTTETSIDREGLRECQNQLPGEPCILEFEVSITDLVQNGSPRLLEGQIEVQDINDNTPNFASPVITLPIPENTNIGSLFPIPVASDRDAGPNGVASYELQAGPEAQELFGLQVAEDQEGKQPQLIVMGNLDRERWDSYDLTIKVQDGGSPPRASSALLRVTVLDTNDNAPKFERPSYEAELSENSPIGHSVIQVKANDSDQGANAEIDYTFHQAPEVVRRLLRLDRNTGLITVQGPVDREDLSTLRFSVLAKDRGTNPKSARAQVVVTVKDMNDNAPTIEIRGIGLVTHQDGMANISEDVAEETAVALVQVSDRDEGENAAVTCVVANDVPFQLRQASETGSDSKKKYFLQTTTPLDYEKVKDYTIEIVAVDSGNPPLSSTNSLKVQVVDVNDNAPVFTQSVTEVAFPENNKPGEVVAEVTASDADSGSNAELVYSLEPEPAAKGLFTISPDTGEIRVKTSLDREQRDSYELKVVAADRGSPSLQGTATVLVNVLDCNDNDPKFMLSGYNFSVMENMPALSPVGMVTVIDGDKGENARVQLTVEQDNGDFVIQNGTGTILSSLSFDREHQSTYTFQLKAVDGGVPPRSAYVGVTINVLDENDNAPFITAPSNTSHQLLTPQTRLGETVSQVTAEDIDSGVNAELTYSIAGGNPYGLFQIGSHSGAITLEKEIERRHHGLHRLVVKVSDRGKPPRYGTALVHLYVNETLANRTLLETLLGHSLDTPLDIDIAGDPEYERSKQRGNILFGVVAGVVAVALLIALAVLVRYCRQREAKSGYQAGKKETKDLYAPKPSSKASKGNKGKGKKSKSPKPVKPVEDEDEAGLQKSLKFNLMSDAPGDSPRIHLPLNYPPGSPDLGRHYRSNSPLPSIQLQPQSPSASKKHQVVQDLPPANTFVGTGDTTSTGSEQYSDYSYRTNPPKYPSKQVGQPLRLSTPRPLPHPYHGAIWTEVWE, encoded by the exons ATGGAGAGgcctgggaaggcttcctgggggaTTAGGGGCTGCCTTCAGTGGG CCCTCCTGATTCTAGATCCTGCCAGGATGGGGCCCCCGaggcccagcccaggccccggggggcaACGGTTGCTGCTGCCCCCCTTGCTGCTGGCACTGCTGCTTCTGCTGGCGGCATCCCCAGGCCATGCCACTCGGGTGGTGTACAAGGTGCCGGAGGAACAGCCACCCAACACCCTTATTGGGAGCCTTGCTGCGGACTATGGTTTTCCAGACGTGGGCCACCTGTACAAACTAGAGGTAGGCGCCCCATACCTGCGGGTGGATGGCAAGACGGGAGACATCTTCACCACGGAGACGTCTATTGACCGCGAGGGGCTCCGTGAATGCCAGAACCAGCTCCCTGGTGAGCCTTGCATCCTGGAGTTTGAGGTGTCTATTACAGACCTCGTGCAAAACGGCAGTCCCCGGCTGTTAGAGGGCCAGATAGAGGTACAGGACATCAATGACAACACACCCAACTTCGCCTCGCCAGTCATCACGCTCCCCATCCCTGAGAACACCAACATTGGCTCACTCTTCCCCATCCCAGTGGCTTCTGACCGCGACGCCGGCCCCAACGGTGTGGCATCCTACGAGCTGCAGGCCGGGCCTGAGGCCCAGGAGCTGTTTGGGCTTCAGGTGGCAGAGGACCAGGAGGGGAAGCAGCCACAGCTCATCGTGATGGGCAACCTAGACCGGGAGCGCTGGGATTCCTATGACCTCACCATCAAGGTGCAGGATGGCGGCAGCCCCCCACGCGCCAGCAGTGCCCTGCTGCGCGTCACTGTGCTTGATACCAACGACAACGCCCCCAAGTTCGAGCGGCCCTCCTACGAGGCTGAACTGTCCGAGAATAGCCCCATAGGCCACTCGGTCATCCAG GTGAAGGCCAATGACTCGGACCAAGGCGCCAACGCAGAGATCGACTACACATTCCACCAGGCACCTGAGGTGGTGAGGCGTCTTCTGCGACTGGACAGGAACACTGGACTTATCACTGTGCAGGGCCCCGTGGATCGCGAGGACCTGAGTACCCTGCGCTTCTCTGTGCTCGCCAAGGACCGAGGCACCAACCCCAAGAGTGCCCGTGCCCAAGTGGTGGTGACTGTGAAGGACATGAATGACAACGCCCCCACCATTGAGATCCGGGGCATAGGGTTGGTGACCCATCAAGATGGGATGGCTAATATCTCGGAGGATGTGGCAGAGGAGACAGCCGTGGCCCTGGTGCAGGTATCTGACCGAGATGAGGGAGAGAACGCAGCTGTCACCTGTGTGGTGGCAAATGATGTGCCCTTCCAGCTGCGCCAGGCCAGTGAGACGGGAAGTGACAGCAAAAAGAAGTACTTCTTACAGACCACCACTCCACTCGATTACGAGAAGGTCAAAGACTACACCATAGAGATTGTGGCCGTGGACTCTGGCAACCCCCCACTCTCTAGCACCAACTCCCTCAAGGTGCAGGTGGTAGACGTCAATGACAATGCCCCTGTGTTCACCCAGAGTGTCACTGAGGTTGCCTTCCCAGAAAACAACAAGCCGGGTGAAGTGGTCGCCGAAGTCACTGCCAGCGATGCCGACTCAGGCTCTAATGCGGAGCTGGTTTActctctggagccagagccagCTGCCAAGGGCCTCTTCACCATCTCTCCTGACACTGGAGAGATCCGGGTGAAGACATCCCTTGATCGGGAACAGCGGGATAGTTATGAGTTAAAGGTGGTGGCAGCTGACCGGGGCAGTCCCAGCCTGCAGGGCACAGCCACCGTCCTTGTCAATGTGCTGGACTGCAACGACAATGACCCCAAGTTTATGCTGAGTGGCTACAACTTCTCAGTGATGGAGAACATGCCGGCACTGAGTCCAGTGGGCATGGTGACCGTCATTGATGGGGACAAAGGGGAGAATGCCCGGGTACAGCTCACAGTGGAGCAGGACAATGGTGATTTCGTTATCCAAAATGGCACAGGCACCATCCTCTCCAGCCTGAGCTTTGATCGGGAGCATCAGAGCACCTATACCTTCCAGCTGAAGGCAGTGGACGGGGGTGTCCCACCTCGCTCAGCGTATGTGGGTGTCACCATCAACGTGCTGGATGAGAATGACAACGCACCCTTCATCACCGCCCCTTCCAACACCTCCCACCAGCTGTTGACCCCACAGACACGTCTTGGTGAGACGGTCAGCCAGGTGACAGCCGAGGACATTGACTCCGGGGTCAATGCGGAGTTGACCTACAGCATCGCTGGTGGCAACCCTTACGGACTCTTCCAGATTGGATCCCATTCAGGGGCCATCACCCTTGAGAAGGAGATTGAGCGGCGCCATCACGGGCTGCACCGCCTGGTGGTGAAAGTCAGTGACCGTGGCAAGCCCCCGCGCTATGGCACAGCCTTGGTCCACCTTTACGTCAATGAGACCTTGGCCAACCGCACCCTTCTGGAGACCCTGCTGGGCCACAGCCTGGACACGCCACTGGACATCGATATTGCTGGGGATCCAGAATATGAGCGCTCCAAGCAACGTGGCAACATCCTCTTTGGAGTGGTGGCCGGTGTGGTGGCCGTGGCCTTGCTCATTGCCCTGGCAGTGCTTGTGCGCTATTGCCGGCAGCGGGAGGCCAAGAGTGGCTACCAGGCTGGCAAGAAGGAAACCAAGGACCTGTATGCCCCCAAGCCCAGCAGTAAAGCCtccaagggaaacaaaggcaagggCAAGAAAAGCAAGTCCCCAAAGCCTGTGAAGCCAGTGGAGGACGAGGATGAGGCTGGGCTGCAGAAATCCCTCAAGTTCAACCTGATGAGTGATGCCCCTGGAGACAGCCCCCGCATCCACCTGCCCCTCAACTACCCGCCCGGCAGCCCTGACCTGGGCCGCCACTACCGCTCGAACTCCCCACTGCCTTCCATCCAGCTGCAGCCCCAGTCACCCTCAGCCTCCAAGAAGCACCAAGTGGTGCAGGACCTGCCACCTGCAAATACATTTGTGGGCACTGGTGACACCACATCCACGGGCTCTGAGCAGTACTCCGACTACAGCTACCGCACCAACCCCCCCAAATACCCCAGCAAGCAGGTAGGCCAGCCCTTGCGGCTCAGCACACCCCGGCCCCTACCCCACCCCTACCATGGGGCCATCTGGACTGAGGTATGGGAGTGA